Proteins from one Chloroflexota bacterium genomic window:
- a CDS encoding phosphate ABC transporter ATP-binding protein, translating to MDRTDPTTPRFQVQNLSLERNGRPVLRDVNMVVAAGEIVCLLGPSGSGKSSLLRCLNRLTEAPPHTIFLDGQDIATMNVLALRRRMGMVFQKPALFPGTVADNIAYGPGLDGRSLTPDDIAELLALADMPSDYARRPISELSGGEAQRVSIARTLANQPDSLLLDEPTSALDPAARRHVRETIEKLRQELGLTVIWVTHYMEEVLDVADRVYLLLDGRIADEGDPGHLLSPDSHHKTAEFAAGFLE from the coding sequence ATGGACAGAACCGATCCGACAACCCCTCGTTTTCAGGTGCAAAACTTATCACTGGAGCGCAACGGTCGCCCCGTTTTGCGCGATGTTAACATGGTGGTGGCGGCCGGGGAGATCGTCTGCTTGCTGGGTCCCAGCGGCAGCGGCAAAAGCAGCCTGCTCCGCTGCCTCAACCGGCTGACCGAAGCGCCTCCTCACACCATATTCCTCGACGGCCAGGATATTGCCACGATGAACGTTTTGGCTCTACGCCGCCGGATGGGGATGGTCTTCCAGAAACCGGCACTCTTCCCCGGTACTGTCGCCGACAATATCGCTTACGGACCGGGGTTAGACGGCCGTAGCCTGACCCCGGATGACATTGCAGAACTGTTGGCCCTGGCCGACATGCCATCCGATTATGCCCGGCGGCCTATCAGTGAACTGTCAGGCGGCGAAGCACAGCGGGTCTCTATCGCCCGCACCCTGGCCAATCAGCCCGATTCCCTTCTCCTGGACGAACCGACCAGCGCTTTGGACCCGGCCGCCCGGCGGCATGTGCGGGAAACCATTGAGAAACTGCGTCAGGAGCTGGGTCTGACGGTCATCTGGGTGACACATTACATGGAAGAGGTGCTGGACGTGGCCGATCGGGTTTATTTGCTCCTGGACGGCCGTATTGCCGACGAAGGCGATCCTGGACATCTGCTAAGCCCGGACAGCCACCACAAAACGGCCGAATTTGCTGCCGGTTTCCTCGAATGA
- a CDS encoding alpha/beta hydrolase, protein MLSITNPLRHLRTSDIRGIAQLATQATTGVTHIVEGVHRSVWDTMGIPGGKEPGKTRGITGLVYRNVHDVTLLVGKSVDTLLARLQPLFESDEDARPGTPQREAVLAALNGVMGDHLFANNSPFATPMTLRYRGRALNWQALAPMPEATGKVLLLIHGLCMNDLQWHAQHNGHVVDHGEALDAALGYTPVYLRYNSGLHTSQNGHELSNQLEQLVTHWPTPIEELSVVAHSMGGLLIRSAFHYAQQEALRWPGHLKNIVFLGTPHHGAPLERAGNWVDLILGSTPYTAPFGRLGHLRSAGITDLRYGHLLDEDWFGHDRFHRKPDGRQIVPLPEGVACFTVAATTAARRSALANHLVGDGLVPLHSALGQHDDARRNLLFSKASQWIAYRMNHVELLSRPEVTRQMLQWLTH, encoded by the coding sequence ATGTTGTCAATCACTAATCCACTCAGACACCTTCGCACCTCGGACATTCGGGGCATTGCCCAATTGGCAACGCAGGCCACCACGGGCGTCACCCATATCGTCGAAGGCGTGCACCGATCGGTGTGGGACACCATGGGCATTCCCGGCGGCAAGGAGCCGGGGAAAACCCGCGGCATTACCGGTCTGGTCTACAGAAATGTCCACGATGTCACGCTACTGGTGGGCAAAAGTGTGGACACGCTGCTGGCCAGGCTGCAACCCCTGTTTGAATCGGATGAAGATGCCAGGCCTGGAACGCCCCAGCGCGAAGCGGTTCTCGCCGCACTCAATGGCGTGATGGGCGACCACCTTTTCGCCAACAACAGCCCGTTCGCAACCCCCATGACCCTGCGCTACCGGGGCAGAGCACTGAACTGGCAGGCCCTGGCGCCAATGCCTGAGGCCACGGGCAAGGTGTTGCTGCTGATTCACGGTCTGTGCATGAACGACCTGCAGTGGCACGCGCAGCACAATGGGCACGTGGTCGACCATGGTGAAGCGCTGGATGCAGCCCTGGGCTACACGCCCGTCTATCTGCGCTACAACTCCGGCTTGCACACGTCGCAAAATGGGCACGAGCTATCGAACCAGTTGGAGCAACTGGTCACACACTGGCCCACACCGATTGAAGAACTGAGCGTGGTGGCCCACAGCATGGGAGGTTTGCTCATCCGCAGCGCTTTCCACTACGCCCAACAGGAGGCCTTGCGCTGGCCAGGCCACCTGAAAAACATCGTGTTTCTGGGCACGCCGCACCATGGCGCCCCGCTGGAGCGGGCCGGTAACTGGGTGGACCTAATTTTGGGCAGCACGCCCTATACCGCGCCTTTCGGCAGACTCGGCCATCTGCGCAGCGCCGGCATCACTGACCTGCGCTACGGCCATCTGCTGGATGAAGACTGGTTTGGCCATGACCGCTTTCACCGCAAGCCCGATGGCCGCCAGATTGTGCCCTTGCCTGAGGGTGTGGCCTGCTTCACCGTGGCAGCGACCACGGCAGCCAGGCGCAGCGCCCTGGCAAACCATCTGGTTGGCGACGGTCTGGTGCCCCTGCACAGCGCACTGGGCCAACATGACGACGCGCGGCGAAACCTGCTTTTTTCCAAGGCGTCGCAATGGATTGCCTACCGTATGAACCATGTGGAGTTGCTGAGCCGTCCCGAGGTGACCCGGCAAATGCTGCAGTGGCTAACTCATTGA